gagagaccattcacctgctctgtgtgtgggaaaggattcacacgaTCATCCCACCTCGCTACTCACAGATTGGTTCACAGTGATAACAGACCTTTCAAATGTACTGAATGCGAGAAGAGTTATAAAACCACAAGTgatctgctgatacaccagcgggttcacaacgaggagaggccgttcagatgtacagtgtgtgggaagggatttactcagttatctggcctccagaaacaccagcgagttcacactggggagaggtcattcacctgcaccttatgtggaaagggattcatttatTTAACCAGCCTCcgatcacaccaacttgttcacacagataagaaacctttcaaatgttctgaatgtgagaagagctttaaaaccacaagtgttctgctgagacatcagcgagttcacactggggagaggccgttcacctgctctgactgtgggaagggattcactcgctcatcccatctgctgacacatcagcacacgcacaccggggagagaccgttcaccttctCTGAGTATGAGAAGGGATTTACTCGGACAGCTCATCTGACACAGCAACAGGTTGATAAATGTCTGCagggtttggattctgctgttattgctgctgttaatcacatccagcactgaaccatgttcattctgactgtTGGAGTTTGTTTTTGCTGATGTTAATAATCCCTATAACTGGACTGGAGTTTAATCTTCTGAATATATGTCAAGTGAACTAATATTGTTTCAGACACACTATTGAAACCTTCATTTCACCAGGATAAGAAGAGATTAATTGGTGTCCTGTTACTGGCTGCTGCATTTTTGTGACCTTTCCTCCTTTCTAA
This portion of the Scyliorhinus torazame isolate Kashiwa2021f chromosome 5, sScyTor2.1, whole genome shotgun sequence genome encodes:
- the LOC140419102 gene encoding uncharacterized protein, whose translation is MEKPWKCGDCGKGFNYPSLLEMHRRSHTGERPFTCSVCGKGFIQSSHLLTHQQVHIDERLFNQSDCDNSKSSEDLVKHQVVRTERQFSCSHCGKLFKRSQNLIEHERTHTGERPFTCSVCGKGFTRSSHLATHRLVHSDNRPFKCTECEKSYKTTSDLLIHQRVHNEERPFRCTVCGKGFTQLSGLQKHQRVHTGERSFTCTLCGKGFIYLTSLRSHQLVHTDKKPFKCSECEKSFKTTSVLLRHQRVHTGERPFTCSDCGKGFTRSSHLLTHQHTHTGERPFTFSEYEKGFTRTAHLTQQQVDKCLQGLDSAVIAAVNHIQH